The following proteins are encoded in a genomic region of Periophthalmus magnuspinnatus isolate fPerMag1 chromosome 21, fPerMag1.2.pri, whole genome shotgun sequence:
- the sp3a gene encoding transcription factor Sp3a isoform X1, protein MTAPEQPLKPADMDVESSQSDFLQQEDSRNSQTTDATSSQLTGTDESTMMQIQNQGILTSNGQFVLPLQNLQTQPIFVTSGTDTSSANSVPNIQYQVIPQIQTADGQLSFSTSSVEGAASGQIQILPDGSVTSANILNNQTLISQSGNVQQIQGVSLGSSTFNSHGQVVTNVPMGLPGNITFVPINSVDLDSLGLSGAQTIATGVTADGQLIMASQPMETSEDQSKSGDQLTQTLPGHETTTNAEIFVPTSSATLPNQSSQSDLLSDVALSSAVSDTNSTLQGGFIQPNSEQSAQVSSAQPILQLQQLPVQSTNGQAVQSVGGAQGLQNVQLLNPGTFIIQAQTVTPSGQIQWQTFQVQGVQNLQNLQLPTTPPQQITLAPVQTLSLGSNQVTIPNLQTVTVNSVTQEAQTDIPGGIRIKEEPDTGDWQLSTDSTLNTSDLSHLHVRMAEEDDQLGQEGKRLRRVACTCPNCKDSVGRGSGMGKKKTHICHIAGCGKVYGKTSHLRAHLRWHSGERPFVCSWMFCGKRFTRSDELQRHRRTHTGEKKFVCPECSKRFMRSDHLAKHIKTHSNKKGMNSGSAVVASMESAGSSDSIITTAGGTTLILTNIQQGSSAAQDILANAEIPLQLVTTVPAAEVME, encoded by the exons CTCCAGAGCAGCCTTTAAAACCCGCGGATATGGACGTGGAGAGCAGTCAAAGCGACTTTTTACAACAGGAGGATAGCAGGAACTCTCAG ACAACAGATGCGACTTCTTCACAACTGACTGGGACTGACGAATCTACAATGATGCAGATCCAAAATCAAGGGATATTAACATCAAATGGACAGTTTGTTCTTCCTCTGCAAAACCTTCAGACACAGCCAATCTTTGTGACGTCGGGAACTGACACCTCTTCTGCCAACTCAGTGCCTAACATTCAGTACCAAGTAATTCCTCAGATACAGACTGCAGATGGACAGTTGAGCTTCTCCACCTCTAGTGTAGAGGGGGCAGCTTCCGGTCAGATCCAGATCTTACCTGATGGTAGTGTTACATCAGCAAACATCCTCAACAATCAGACTCTCATATCACAGAGTGGAAATGTGCAGCAGATCCAGGGGGTTTCACTTGGCAGCTCCACGTTCAACAGCCATGGTCAGGTTGTTACTAATGTGCCTATGGGACTGCCCGGGAACATTACTTTTGTTCCTATTAACAGTGTGGACTTGGACTCTCTTGGTTTGTCTGGTGCACAGACTATTGCTACAGGGGTCACAGCTGATGGCCAGTTAATAATGGCCAGTCAGCCAATGGAGACTTCAGAGGATCAGTCAAAGTCCGGAGACCAGCTGACACAGACACTACCAGGGCATGAAACCACAACAAATGCAGAGATTTTTGTGCCAACGTCTTCCGCAACGCTACCTAATCAATCCAGTCAGTCAGATCTGCTGTCCGACGTGGCCTTGTCATCTGCAGTTTCAGACACAAACAGCACTCTGCAGGGAGGCTTCATCCAACCAAATTCTGAGCAGAGCGCCCAGGTGTCATCTGCTCAGCCCatcctccagctgcagcagctgCCTGTGCAAAGCACTAACGGGCAAGCAGTGCAGTCTGTGGGCGGAGCCCAGGGCCTTCAGAATGTGCAGCTACTCAATCCGGGCACCTTCATCATCCAAGCCCAAACGGTCACACCATCAGGTCAGATCCAGTGGCAGACCTTTCAGGTGCAGGGAGTGCAGAACTTGCAAAACCTCCAGCTGCCTACAACACCACCCCAGCAGATAACACTGGCCCCAGTCCAGACGCTCTCACTGGGTTCCAATCAAGTGACTATCCCCAATCTGCAGACAGTCACTGTTAACTCAGTGACACAGGAGGCACAGACAGACATTCCTGGAG GCATCAGGATAAAAGAAGAGCCAGACACAGGAGACTGGCAGTTGAGCACTGACTCCACCCTGAACACAAGCGACCTGTCACATTTACACGTCAGGATGGCTGAGGAGGACGATCAGCTCGGACAGGAGGGCAAAAGGTTACGCAGAGTGGCATGCACCTGCCCCAACTGTAAAGACTCTGTGGGAAG GGGATCCGGCATGGGCAAAAAGAAGACACACATCTGCCACATTGCAGGCTGTGGTAAAGTGTATGGGAAGACGTCCCACCTGCGCGCGCACCTGCGTTGGCATTCAGGAGAGCGACCTTTTGTGTGCAGCTGGATGTTTTGTGGGAAGAGGTTCACACGCAGCGACGAGCTCCAGAGACACAGAAGGACACACACAG GAGAGAAGAAGTTTGTCTGTCCTGAATGTTCCAAGCGCTTCATGCGGAGCGACCACCTGGCGAAGCACATTAAAACTCACTCAAACAAAAAAGGTATGAACTCTGGCAGCGCGGTAGTGGCCTCGATGGAGTCTGCCGGCTCTTCAGACAGTATCATCACCACAGCAGGCGGCACCACCCTCATCCTCACCAACATCCAGCAGGGCTCCAGTGCCGCCCAGGACATCCTGGCCAACGCAGAGATCCCTCTCCAGCTTGTCACCACGGTGCCAGCCGCGGAGGTCATGGAGTGA
- the sp3a gene encoding transcription factor Sp3a isoform X2, which produces MDVESSQSDFLQQEDSRNSQTTDATSSQLTGTDESTMMQIQNQGILTSNGQFVLPLQNLQTQPIFVTSGTDTSSANSVPNIQYQVIPQIQTADGQLSFSTSSVEGAASGQIQILPDGSVTSANILNNQTLISQSGNVQQIQGVSLGSSTFNSHGQVVTNVPMGLPGNITFVPINSVDLDSLGLSGAQTIATGVTADGQLIMASQPMETSEDQSKSGDQLTQTLPGHETTTNAEIFVPTSSATLPNQSSQSDLLSDVALSSAVSDTNSTLQGGFIQPNSEQSAQVSSAQPILQLQQLPVQSTNGQAVQSVGGAQGLQNVQLLNPGTFIIQAQTVTPSGQIQWQTFQVQGVQNLQNLQLPTTPPQQITLAPVQTLSLGSNQVTIPNLQTVTVNSVTQEAQTDIPGGIRIKEEPDTGDWQLSTDSTLNTSDLSHLHVRMAEEDDQLGQEGKRLRRVACTCPNCKDSVGRGSGMGKKKTHICHIAGCGKVYGKTSHLRAHLRWHSGERPFVCSWMFCGKRFTRSDELQRHRRTHTGEKKFVCPECSKRFMRSDHLAKHIKTHSNKKGMNSGSAVVASMESAGSSDSIITTAGGTTLILTNIQQGSSAAQDILANAEIPLQLVTTVPAAEVME; this is translated from the exons ATGGACGTGGAGAGCAGTCAAAGCGACTTTTTACAACAGGAGGATAGCAGGAACTCTCAG ACAACAGATGCGACTTCTTCACAACTGACTGGGACTGACGAATCTACAATGATGCAGATCCAAAATCAAGGGATATTAACATCAAATGGACAGTTTGTTCTTCCTCTGCAAAACCTTCAGACACAGCCAATCTTTGTGACGTCGGGAACTGACACCTCTTCTGCCAACTCAGTGCCTAACATTCAGTACCAAGTAATTCCTCAGATACAGACTGCAGATGGACAGTTGAGCTTCTCCACCTCTAGTGTAGAGGGGGCAGCTTCCGGTCAGATCCAGATCTTACCTGATGGTAGTGTTACATCAGCAAACATCCTCAACAATCAGACTCTCATATCACAGAGTGGAAATGTGCAGCAGATCCAGGGGGTTTCACTTGGCAGCTCCACGTTCAACAGCCATGGTCAGGTTGTTACTAATGTGCCTATGGGACTGCCCGGGAACATTACTTTTGTTCCTATTAACAGTGTGGACTTGGACTCTCTTGGTTTGTCTGGTGCACAGACTATTGCTACAGGGGTCACAGCTGATGGCCAGTTAATAATGGCCAGTCAGCCAATGGAGACTTCAGAGGATCAGTCAAAGTCCGGAGACCAGCTGACACAGACACTACCAGGGCATGAAACCACAACAAATGCAGAGATTTTTGTGCCAACGTCTTCCGCAACGCTACCTAATCAATCCAGTCAGTCAGATCTGCTGTCCGACGTGGCCTTGTCATCTGCAGTTTCAGACACAAACAGCACTCTGCAGGGAGGCTTCATCCAACCAAATTCTGAGCAGAGCGCCCAGGTGTCATCTGCTCAGCCCatcctccagctgcagcagctgCCTGTGCAAAGCACTAACGGGCAAGCAGTGCAGTCTGTGGGCGGAGCCCAGGGCCTTCAGAATGTGCAGCTACTCAATCCGGGCACCTTCATCATCCAAGCCCAAACGGTCACACCATCAGGTCAGATCCAGTGGCAGACCTTTCAGGTGCAGGGAGTGCAGAACTTGCAAAACCTCCAGCTGCCTACAACACCACCCCAGCAGATAACACTGGCCCCAGTCCAGACGCTCTCACTGGGTTCCAATCAAGTGACTATCCCCAATCTGCAGACAGTCACTGTTAACTCAGTGACACAGGAGGCACAGACAGACATTCCTGGAG GCATCAGGATAAAAGAAGAGCCAGACACAGGAGACTGGCAGTTGAGCACTGACTCCACCCTGAACACAAGCGACCTGTCACATTTACACGTCAGGATGGCTGAGGAGGACGATCAGCTCGGACAGGAGGGCAAAAGGTTACGCAGAGTGGCATGCACCTGCCCCAACTGTAAAGACTCTGTGGGAAG GGGATCCGGCATGGGCAAAAAGAAGACACACATCTGCCACATTGCAGGCTGTGGTAAAGTGTATGGGAAGACGTCCCACCTGCGCGCGCACCTGCGTTGGCATTCAGGAGAGCGACCTTTTGTGTGCAGCTGGATGTTTTGTGGGAAGAGGTTCACACGCAGCGACGAGCTCCAGAGACACAGAAGGACACACACAG GAGAGAAGAAGTTTGTCTGTCCTGAATGTTCCAAGCGCTTCATGCGGAGCGACCACCTGGCGAAGCACATTAAAACTCACTCAAACAAAAAAGGTATGAACTCTGGCAGCGCGGTAGTGGCCTCGATGGAGTCTGCCGGCTCTTCAGACAGTATCATCACCACAGCAGGCGGCACCACCCTCATCCTCACCAACATCCAGCAGGGCTCCAGTGCCGCCCAGGACATCCTGGCCAACGCAGAGATCCCTCTCCAGCTTGTCACCACGGTGCCAGCCGCGGAGGTCATGGAGTGA
- the sp3a gene encoding transcription factor Sp3a isoform X3: MMQIQNQGILTSNGQFVLPLQNLQTQPIFVTSGTDTSSANSVPNIQYQVIPQIQTADGQLSFSTSSVEGAASGQIQILPDGSVTSANILNNQTLISQSGNVQQIQGVSLGSSTFNSHGQVVTNVPMGLPGNITFVPINSVDLDSLGLSGAQTIATGVTADGQLIMASQPMETSEDQSKSGDQLTQTLPGHETTTNAEIFVPTSSATLPNQSSQSDLLSDVALSSAVSDTNSTLQGGFIQPNSEQSAQVSSAQPILQLQQLPVQSTNGQAVQSVGGAQGLQNVQLLNPGTFIIQAQTVTPSGQIQWQTFQVQGVQNLQNLQLPTTPPQQITLAPVQTLSLGSNQVTIPNLQTVTVNSVTQEAQTDIPGGIRIKEEPDTGDWQLSTDSTLNTSDLSHLHVRMAEEDDQLGQEGKRLRRVACTCPNCKDSVGRGSGMGKKKTHICHIAGCGKVYGKTSHLRAHLRWHSGERPFVCSWMFCGKRFTRSDELQRHRRTHTGEKKFVCPECSKRFMRSDHLAKHIKTHSNKKGMNSGSAVVASMESAGSSDSIITTAGGTTLILTNIQQGSSAAQDILANAEIPLQLVTTVPAAEVME; the protein is encoded by the exons ATGATGCAGATCCAAAATCAAGGGATATTAACATCAAATGGACAGTTTGTTCTTCCTCTGCAAAACCTTCAGACACAGCCAATCTTTGTGACGTCGGGAACTGACACCTCTTCTGCCAACTCAGTGCCTAACATTCAGTACCAAGTAATTCCTCAGATACAGACTGCAGATGGACAGTTGAGCTTCTCCACCTCTAGTGTAGAGGGGGCAGCTTCCGGTCAGATCCAGATCTTACCTGATGGTAGTGTTACATCAGCAAACATCCTCAACAATCAGACTCTCATATCACAGAGTGGAAATGTGCAGCAGATCCAGGGGGTTTCACTTGGCAGCTCCACGTTCAACAGCCATGGTCAGGTTGTTACTAATGTGCCTATGGGACTGCCCGGGAACATTACTTTTGTTCCTATTAACAGTGTGGACTTGGACTCTCTTGGTTTGTCTGGTGCACAGACTATTGCTACAGGGGTCACAGCTGATGGCCAGTTAATAATGGCCAGTCAGCCAATGGAGACTTCAGAGGATCAGTCAAAGTCCGGAGACCAGCTGACACAGACACTACCAGGGCATGAAACCACAACAAATGCAGAGATTTTTGTGCCAACGTCTTCCGCAACGCTACCTAATCAATCCAGTCAGTCAGATCTGCTGTCCGACGTGGCCTTGTCATCTGCAGTTTCAGACACAAACAGCACTCTGCAGGGAGGCTTCATCCAACCAAATTCTGAGCAGAGCGCCCAGGTGTCATCTGCTCAGCCCatcctccagctgcagcagctgCCTGTGCAAAGCACTAACGGGCAAGCAGTGCAGTCTGTGGGCGGAGCCCAGGGCCTTCAGAATGTGCAGCTACTCAATCCGGGCACCTTCATCATCCAAGCCCAAACGGTCACACCATCAGGTCAGATCCAGTGGCAGACCTTTCAGGTGCAGGGAGTGCAGAACTTGCAAAACCTCCAGCTGCCTACAACACCACCCCAGCAGATAACACTGGCCCCAGTCCAGACGCTCTCACTGGGTTCCAATCAAGTGACTATCCCCAATCTGCAGACAGTCACTGTTAACTCAGTGACACAGGAGGCACAGACAGACATTCCTGGAG GCATCAGGATAAAAGAAGAGCCAGACACAGGAGACTGGCAGTTGAGCACTGACTCCACCCTGAACACAAGCGACCTGTCACATTTACACGTCAGGATGGCTGAGGAGGACGATCAGCTCGGACAGGAGGGCAAAAGGTTACGCAGAGTGGCATGCACCTGCCCCAACTGTAAAGACTCTGTGGGAAG GGGATCCGGCATGGGCAAAAAGAAGACACACATCTGCCACATTGCAGGCTGTGGTAAAGTGTATGGGAAGACGTCCCACCTGCGCGCGCACCTGCGTTGGCATTCAGGAGAGCGACCTTTTGTGTGCAGCTGGATGTTTTGTGGGAAGAGGTTCACACGCAGCGACGAGCTCCAGAGACACAGAAGGACACACACAG GAGAGAAGAAGTTTGTCTGTCCTGAATGTTCCAAGCGCTTCATGCGGAGCGACCACCTGGCGAAGCACATTAAAACTCACTCAAACAAAAAAGGTATGAACTCTGGCAGCGCGGTAGTGGCCTCGATGGAGTCTGCCGGCTCTTCAGACAGTATCATCACCACAGCAGGCGGCACCACCCTCATCCTCACCAACATCCAGCAGGGCTCCAGTGCCGCCCAGGACATCCTGGCCAACGCAGAGATCCCTCTCCAGCTTGTCACCACGGTGCCAGCCGCGGAGGTCATGGAGTGA